From Pleurocapsa sp. PCC 7319:
ATCATTACCAGGTCCAATGCCAATAAGGGGATAATCTTTGATGATCTTGAAACAGGCTTCCCAGACATTGATCCGAAAGTTATTACTACTGTCTTCCCGACCTGCAAAAATACTCATCAATCTTAGGCGTAGAGGTTCTAAAGAGATAAACGCCACTAATAAGAGTCCTGCTAAACTACCGAATACTAAAGGTAAAAGCCAAACCCGCCAAAAGCGAGGTAAATATTCACGCCACCAATAATATAAAAGTAAAAGCAACACTCCCACTAACACTGCCATGGCTAACCAAGCCCCACGACTATCAGTAAAGTACAAACAGGCAGAATTCATCATCACCATAATTGCTGCCAAGGTTTTTTGAATCCAACCACGCCAGACAAAAACTGCTGCTACGCTTAAAGCGATCGCTGGTAATAGGTAGCCTCCTAATAAATTAGGATTCCCTAAATAACTATAGACTCTCGTATCGTTTGCCAAAGCAGAATTGGGGTCGTTCCAAGTAGCTAACTGTTGTACCCCAAAAAACTCTTGACGAACACCATAAGAGCTAACTATTAAAGCCACCATTAAAAAACTAGTAATAATCCAATTACACAACTTTGGCGATCGCATGATCTTGGCAGCCAAAGCGAATAAAACTAGATACAAAGTTAAAGTTATCCAACCATTTAAGGCAGCAGATTTAACTGGAGAAAATGCTGTGGCGATCGTGGCAACACACCAATACAAAAAAACTAAAATATGAATGGGAGTTATGGCTAATCTTTCTGAAGCTGAAATGATAGTTAAGAACCAGAATGCTGTTATGGCAATCAGCAATACACCAATCAAGGCTGTAGAAACAAAAGGTGCCAGCAAAAAAACCAAGCTAATTAGACAAGCTCCAATTACCTCGGACCATTGAAATAACCAACTTGCCTGTTGCCAGTTAGATAACCAACCAACTAATCGATAAAAAAAGCTACTTTTCGGCCACTGCTTTAATTGTGGCTCTGAGAGCATGATAGTTGACCAAACTGATTTCATGGATGGGATGACATGTGCTTAATTAATCACTACTATCCTATATCCTATTCTTCTTCCGAATGAGCTTTTGGCAATTGCAGTACATAACGATAGCTAGAATTTGGAGAACCTTGAACTACTACTTGACCTTCATGTAGTTCGGTTAAATGACAACAAAAAAGTAATCCCAAAATGTCACGGGGAATTTTATTTGTCTCTTTATCTAGAGTGTCTCCTTGATCGATGAGCATCATCAAAGAAGAGGAAGTTAACACCTGATGATTACTCAGAGAAATATCGCTCATTCCGGCATTAAAACTATTGTGATGGTGACTATTGGAATCAGCTTGACTCAAGGTTAAGGCTTTAGTAATTGCCTGGGAATGAAGATTTACTTCAGCAAAACCTTCTCCTAACCAAGGGTGAGAAACCCCGACCGCAATATTCAAAGCTTTATTTCGTCTTGAAACATGAACCTTTATTTCACCTCCAGCTTCCGACATCTCCAAAACGCTAGTAATTAGATAATAAAGAGCTTGCTTAACTTTTTCTTTATCCAAAGACCAAATTCGATTTCCTGGCTCAATCGAAAGATGCAATATCTGCTGATGCTGTTTAGCAGTATCCATCAAGCTATTAATTACCTGCTGGCAAAGCATTTCAATATCTACAGAAGCATAATGAACTGTCGTATCCTGTTCATTTAAAACTCCTAAGCTAACAATTTCGTCAACTAACGAAATTAAATTTTGACCACTATCGTGAATAATTTCTAGATATTCTCTTTGTTTGAGAGTTAATGGACCATAAACTTCTCTATGTAATACACTAGCCATGCCAATTACAGAAGTAAGAGGTGTTCTCAACTCTTGAGTCAATTGTGACAGTAACTTAATTTTAATC
This genomic window contains:
- a CDS encoding IctB family putative bicarbonate transporter, which translates into the protein MKSVWSTIMLSEPQLKQWPKSSFFYRLVGWLSNWQQASWLFQWSEVIGACLISLVFLLAPFVSTALIGVLLIAITAFWFLTIISASERLAITPIHILVFLYWCVATIATAFSPVKSAALNGWITLTLYLVLFALAAKIMRSPKLCNWIITSFLMVALIVSSYGVRQEFFGVQQLATWNDPNSALANDTRVYSYLGNPNLLGGYLLPAIALSVAAVFVWRGWIQKTLAAIMVMMNSACLYFTDSRGAWLAMAVLVGVLLLLLYYWWREYLPRFWRVWLLPLVFGSLAGLLLVAFISLEPLRLRLMSIFAGREDSSNNFRINVWEACFKIIKDYPLIGIGPGNDAFNQIYPRYMNSRYPALSAYSVYLEHIVEMGYIGFGCFLWLIAVTFNHGMRQLARLRQSKSKRGFYLLGAIAATAALAFHGFVDTVWYRPQINTIWWLVLAIIASFYDDIKSEMLPSFRL
- a CDS encoding GAF domain-containing sensor histidine kinase; this encodes MTKPKNRLFCRLDGLTPSAREQARLSALCKLGLLVSEAVPIFEEATQKAASFSGAPICILGLVVEDELWFKSAVGLSTTGLMNQLAAQRTITLNESFSNYVIDSEQPLVIDNTLSDAVFANSVLTQHYGIRAYLGVPLITSAGLCIGTLEVMDWETRQFHDRDVEHLALLARWCLGEFERNQMLKTLPEISTANSKKPEWQNTNSLILNRDLSSSLPRLAADNGSKSTLIEQTSTQRTIEQNSDYTIATANPIKIKLLSQLTQELRTPLTSVIGMASVLHREVYGPLTLKQREYLEIIHDSGQNLISLVDEIVSLGVLNEQDTTVHYASVDIEMLCQQVINSLMDTAKQHQQILHLSIEPGNRIWSLDKEKVKQALYYLITSVLEMSEAGGEIKVHVSRRNKALNIAVGVSHPWLGEGFAEVNLHSQAITKALTLSQADSNSHHHNSFNAGMSDISLSNHQVLTSSSLMMLIDQGDTLDKETNKIPRDILGLLFCCHLTELHEGQVVVQGSPNSSYRYVLQLPKAHSEEE